The DNA segment GTTTAAACTTAAATGTCACAGATCCAGAATCTGCCATCTTTCCTCCATAGTCCTTTATCACTTCTCTAATCTTTGCCACAGAACGATGTATCTTGTCAGTTGATACCTCAACTACCATACTAACTCCTCCATAACCATAAACCTGAAGGGTAAATGTTGAAGgatattagttaaaataatattcCAGGTCCAGGaacaaaattccaaaaaattTAATCCACCAAAAGATTGGTAGAGTTGAAGGTATTTAGTACCCAAGGATGGGTCCAAACAAAAAACTGACTCATTCCCACATGGCTGGGTCGAGTCCAACCCCATCTAGGAACCTAGAAGTTTTTTTAGTagcttttttttaagaaaaaaaaaggaaaagtaaagattttatttcataatatcTCTTAGATATTAAAAGTGAGGATGGGTTATAAACTGATTTTGCCCAAACATCCATTTGGACAAAACTAATAATTTACTTCTGCCCAAACAGATATTTGAGATGTTAAGGAACCCGAATCTATTATGGCAATGGAAACTGaatgttatttatttgtaatatgCAATTATCCAAAATGGATTTGGTTTCTTTCCTTTACCTTAAGAGCATGACAGTGCCATCTTACCAGAGAGGAAAAAGAAGCTACTTCTGTGTAAGATTAGTGAACTCCTTGTAATGGTGTGCATCTACACAAGAAGCTACTTCTCTCAAAACAATGCACTGTCATGTTCTTAAGAAAAAGGAGATGATCCAAATATGCCCACTGCCCAGGATGAAGTTCTAGAGTGCAAGCACCATCTTGAAATCCCATCCAAACATGCTCATTAtggttaaacaaaaataaagtccTTGAGCAAACAACATAATGCTTAAGTAGTATATATTATACATTTGGTTTCAACTTACAAGGCGAGGTGCATACTATACTTACCTAGCCCCAAAACTGGACCCAAAAATACCTGTCCCAGACTTATCTTTTTCCCCAAGGCAATCAAATCAAGAGTAATGTTCTACCAACCTCATAGACTTTCTCGATATAAGCCTCTTGTCCTTTCTCAGAAGCTCTCTTCATATTGCGCTCAACAATATCTTTAGGCACATCAAGCTCCTTGGCTTTCTCAAGTACAGCAGCCAAAACTGAGTTGGATGTTACATTTGGACCACCTCGCTTTACACTGTCATTCAGCATGATGAAAGTCATGCACAATATGGTTTCTTAACCAATAACGGAAAACGAGACAGTAACAAACTCCACTAATTCGAACCAACATGAATTACAGAATAGATTGTGGTCAAATTCAGGAAAATCAGGCATCAATTCCACTTGCAGCAAAgtaaagaaaaaccaaaaaaaaaaaagataagggaTTATCTGGTTAACTATTTCACATCATTAAATCCTGGGCATTGGCTGCATTAATAAAAGTGATGCAACATAAAAGGCATGGGGGGTTAGTTGATGAAGGACTTACGCAGACACGACTTCCTTTCCTATCCTTGAGTATAGTTTTGCTTTCTTTGCATCTTGGGCACCCTGTAGTCATCTTTAATAAGAATCAATCATTGTAAATAGAAGTTTTTCAGAGGAATTTGATCAAACAGGTAGCATGCATAAACCTTTCTCCCAGCAATCTTGCTGGAACGGCGGCCCATACAAACAGGGGTGGAAGACCATATCCTTCTCACTTGGGAATTATCTCTATTTGCATCGAACCACAAGCTTTTGCCGCGAACAAAGGTGGAGGAGGAAAGTGAAACCCGACTTGTCAAAGCCTGAAGCTGAAGCAGAAGCAGTGCTCTCATTGTTTTATTCCTCCGACTCAAACAATACACACGCAGGATGACGCGATTTATTATATGTTAACTCTTAACATTACACTCTTCCACATAACTTCAACATACTCTATTTCTCTTCTATACTTCAACACTTCAACGTCTATAGAGCATTgatcaataaagaaaaaataattataattaatggattttaattaatttataattaactttcattaaaaaaaagtctataATTAACCTATTAATtatactaattataattatcagtTAATGATtaaacacatgaacaaaaattatcaatttttaaaattaaaaaaattaaatattatgattaaaattaaagaggTTAAAATCacgaatttaaaaaattaaagacatcaaaattataatttatcttaattattAGAAAAGAATGTGTATCTTTTAATGATTAGCGACTAATATTTAACTATAcgtttcatttatttaaatcagtaaaaaaatcatttattcaaaatataaaacataactTACATATATGGGTATTTTGGTCATTAAATAAACTAATGAACATAGATTATCCACTTAGCCTCCCAATCCAAACAATTCATATAGGGATTTGTTAGGGGCACCCAGCAGAAGAAGGTTCTTTCGTGGAGTCCCACGGAAGAATTCTTCCGTCACTGTCAACTGCAGAAGAACTACAAAAGAACTTTCTTCACCTTCTTCCGCAGACTCCATTTTCGTCCCCTAACACACGCGCGAAAGAACTTCATCTTCAACCTCCAACATCCAACACCAAACAACAACAATGTCGTCTATCCTAAGGCCATTTACGCGATTCAAACAGATAACCAAAGCCAATGGGGTTAGAACACTAACTTCGATGGCGGAAGAAACGCTCACAGAAAGCCAATGAAGAAGACGAAGGGACCGAACAAAAATGGATAACCAAAGCTTGTGCCGGCC comes from the Glycine soja cultivar W05 chromosome 6, ASM419377v2, whole genome shotgun sequence genome and includes:
- the LOC114415155 gene encoding probable transcriptional regulatory protein At2g25830; translated protein: MRALLLLQLQALTSRVSLSSSTFVRGKSLWFDANRDNSQVRRIWSSTPVCMGRRSSKIAGRKGAQDAKKAKLYSRIGKEVVSAVKRGGPNVTSNSVLAAVLEKAKELDVPKDIVERNMKRASEKGQEAYIEKVYEVYGYGGVSMVVEVSTDKIHRSVAKIREVIKDYGGKMADSGSVTFKFKRVRVVNIKATNADKDQLLAIALDAGAEDVIDPPTYEDDTEEDRYYKIVGSSENYSSILSKLREEGIDFEPDNGSELLPNTPVEVDDEAMDLNKELMSKLLELDDVDAVYTDQK